The genome window AGTCCCGGTACATCTTGGTGCTTCCGGGATGAATCGAATATCTAGCGTTATGAGCCTCTCGTAAAATCTCTTCTTTCAATTCTCCCACATTTGGTATCCGTATTCgagaagaaaatctcaaaattccTTTGTCATCCTTTTGACTCCCTTTTTCTTCTCTTGTCAATTTATCCTTTTCACCACtcataacttcttcttgatgtTTTCTGATCTTCTCTAGTAACTCTGGATGGAATGTCATTCTATAAATCATATCTTTAGCTGACTCAGGGTTACGAATCTCAATTTCTGATTTCTCAAATTCCTTCGTTAATGCTTCAGAAGAGGTTAACAGATTTAATCTTTCCTTTCGACTTAAAGCGTCAGCTACCACAGTGGCCTTTCCCGGATGATAATTGATTGAACAGTCGTAGTCTTTGATTAGCTCTAACCAATGACGTTGCCTCATCTTCATTTCTTTCTGGGTGAAGATATACTTCAAGCTCTTGTGGTCTGTATAGATTTCACGTTTCTCCCCATATAAATAATGCCTCCAAATCTTAAGTGCGAACACTATTGCAGCCAGTTCAAAATTGTGGGTTGGATATTTCTGTTCATTGGGTCTCAATTGCCTAGAAGCATAAGCAATAACCTTTCCATGTTGCATTAAAACACATCCAAATCCTTTGTGAGAAGCATCACTGTAGATTACAAAGTTCCCTTTCTCATCAGGTAGAACTCACACTGGTGCTTTTACTAACCTTTTCTTCAACTCTTGGAAACTTTCTTCACATTGATCATTCCATACACACTTCTCATTATTTCGAGTCAATTTTGTCAATGGTGTTGCAATCTTGGAAAAGTCCTTAACAAATCTCCGGTAATATCCAGCTAATCCTAtaaaacttctaacttcagtggGCGTTTTTGGTCTTTCTCAATTTATAATTGTCTCAATCTTTGCTGGGTCTACCTTGATACCTTCATTAATAATCACGTGCCGAAGAAATTGCACTTCTCGTAACAAAAACTCACACTTAGAAAACTTGGCATACAACTTCTCATTTCTCAAGACTTCCAAAGCTAATCTTAAATGTTCAGCATGCTCTTCTTTTGTCTTTGAATATATCAGAATGTCGTCTATGAACACAAtcacgaacttgtctaaatacttcttaaaAACTCGATTCATGAGAGTCATAAAAGTTGTTGGTGCATTCGATAATCCAAACGCCATTACTAAGAAATCGAAATGGCCGCACCTCATTCTAAAAGCGATCTTTGGAATATCTTCAGGATTTATCTTTAACTGATGATAGCCAGATCTTAAATCAATCTTAAAAAACCACACGGCTCCCTTAAGCTGATCAAATAAACGTCAATTCTTGGTAATGAGAGTCAACTTGTTGAGCACGCGATAATCGATACACAGCCTCATGCTACCATCCTTCTTCTTAACAAATAATACTGGTGCGCCCCACGGGGATATACTTGGTCTTATGACTCCTTTCTCCAAAAGATCTTGAGGTTGAGTTGCTAGTTTTTTCATTTCCACGGGGGCCATTCTATAAGGTGCCTCTGATACTGGTTCGGTTCCTAGTGCTAGATCAATAGCAAATTGGACCTCTCTGTCTGGAGGTAATCCTGGTAATTCATCTGGAAAGACATTTGGAAACTCATTAACTACTGGAATGGCTTCTATAGGTGGAACTTCTTGGTTATCTATGACATTAGCCAAGTAGGCCTCGTAACTCTGGCGTAACAATCTCTTGGCTTGTGTGATGGTAAGAAATTTCTTAACCTACCGATTTCCTTGAAAAGTCACCTTTTTCTTATCCACTGTTTGCAACTTCACTCTTGCTTGCAGTCGATCTGAGTGTTATTCTCtgataaccaatccatacctagaATGACGTCAAATTCGCCTAACTTAAAAGGTATTAAGTTGGTAGAAAAATGAAGTCCTGGTATAATAATGTCGCACCCTGGACATATCTGATCGACCACAACTCGATCCTTATTAGCTAACTCAATTTCTAAAGATTGTTCTAAGGGTCGAACTCCACAATTCAATTTATCAATAATATCCTTAGAAACAAAAGATCttgtagctccagaatcaattaaTACTTTAGCATTTATGGAGTTCACGGGAAGCGTACCTGCAACCATGTCCGAACTCTGCACTGTATCCTTTATAGTCATGATGAAGGTTCGGGCTTTTGATTGGTTCTGATTAGATGGTCCAGCTATCCTTGGCACGTTCTGAGTTGGAGGACCCGAAATCCTTGCAAAGTTTCCCATTAGCCCAGGTGTTGGGTAATCCTTGACCATATGGCCCGGCTTTCGACATTTAAAACATGCAAATCCTTGTTTGAGCTCTGGAGCCTTGTTAGCACATTCTGATGCATAGTGTCCCTTCTGGTGGCATTTATAGCATTCCACATTGCTCCTACAACTTCCAAAATGTTTTCCCCCACAGGTTCTACAAACTAGCATTGGTGGATGATTAAATCTTTGCAAACCTTGATTACGGTACTGATTTTTCTGACCTCCATTTCCCATTGGTGGTCTCCTGAATCCAATATTCCGATTCGGTTGAAACTCCGGCCTTCTGTTAAAATGGCCCTGGAAGTTTCCTTGCTTCTGACTCCTTTCTGAAGTCTCCACCTTTTTCTTCTTTGCATCTCTATTTTTCTGGGACATCTCACTTGCACTTTCAATGATCACGGCCTTCTGAACTATAGAAACATACAAAGTCATTTCAAACATGGCCACCCTACTCCGAATCCAATCCTTCAGCCCTTGCTGAAATCTTTTAGCCCTCTTTTCGTCCATATCAACATAATCCGGAACGAACCTTGCAAATTCAGTGAAACGAACCTCATAATCTACCACACTCATGTTCTCCTGCTTAAGCTCCAAAAACTTAATCTCCATTTGATTCTACATGTGCCTAGAAAAGTAGTTCTCcaaaaataatactttaaaCCTTTCACAAGTAATTGTGTCACCTCCCTCCAAAGCTTTCTTcgactcccaccagtagttaGCTTCATTCTTTAAAAAGTAACTAGCAAACTTGGTTTTTTGTTCTTCTCCCACTTTAGCCAAATCAAACGCCTTTTCTATCTCCTTGAGCCATCCACTAGCTTCCACCAGGTTTGCAGCACCCTTAAATTCTAGTGGATGAACTGCCTGAAATGTCTTAAAAGTCACAGCAGGAGGAGCTCGTGGTCGCTGCCGCAAGATTTGCCATCTGTTGCTACATGAGAGCCAACATTTGTACAAGTGCGGGATCGGGCCCGCCTGCTTCTGCCGTCTCTGGAACACTTTTACGCTTAGGACCCATGAATCTGATAGAAAAGAAggaacttatttaataattctcAAGCAtggtttttaaaatatattgcaaaatttaaatagcaaaagttttcCTGTGTACACAGTTTGTAATTTAAAAGGATTTGCATAAAAATTTTGCTAACATCTTAACACCTGCAGCATAATTACTATATATCCTGCTTAAAGTGATTAAGTGGcgacaataataaaataagaattgGCCACTATTACCGAATCCAAATGATACAATAGCTTCGGTACCAAAAAAAACTTGGGTACCTActgaattaaattgattactataccacaaaagtaaaactgagtagTGTAAAGTAAGTAAAGCGGGAAAGGAAGAAGCGATTTCTGTacaagatatatacatatatagaaatGCAAAGTTAAACAAGTATCAACTCTCGTTCTTAGTCAACTGAAAGCAAACCAGTACAAATACACCATTCATAAAGAAAAGTGATCACAGAAGGGTAGGATCTACACAAGGGATGTCCCTCCCAACCCTGATGACTATGCAGCTGCCGCTGCCACCACGCCATGCATGTAGTAGATACATCTATGTCACAGACCGAAGCCGTATATGCAGCCAAAAAGGAGACTAGATACCCTCCGTACTATATGAGTATCTTCGTCTCATCCTGGAAACCTTCCCTATTAGTCCAACATCCCAAGTCTAGGTCTCTAGTTGCGCGGTCCACGAACTATGCGCAACTCCGCCAAAATCCATCAAATGAGCCTAGCCACACGACGTGCCTCAACATCCCACTCACTAGTGGACGGGAACTCGGCTAATCGTTGCCTCGCGATGTGCTCAATCGCTCCGATCCTGGAACGTGTCTCGGCGTCCTCGACAGGAATTCTCCTCTCCTGAAGTAGTGTATCCATAAGCCTCCGGATCTCTGCATTCTGGCCCCTCAAAAAGTCATACTCGCGGCCCAGTGTGGCATAGACATGATAGGGAACCACACTAGTCATACTACCAGCTAGAGCTCTAGATGTAGCAGATGCAGATGACGTTGTCCTTACTTGGCGATGTACCATGCGTTGACACCCTCCCGCATCAATCTTAATGCCCACATCTTGCTCAGCTTCCTCAATAGTCCTCATTACACGGGCCTCCCTAGGCTCCATCTTACTAAATGGGGAATCTTCCGGCCTTAACAACTTCAACGGTCCTTCCTACACTACTTACTAGTATCGGGTTAGCAACTACCTCTTGAACTGATCCCACCATGGGGTCTTCTTCAGGGTCCTCTTCAGGATCTGACAGTACCGGGTTCACATCAACACTTGCTGACAAGCTATGGGAGGGTAACGGGGGTCCACGAGGACTCCCCTCAGAACTACTTCCGTCCGAATCATTCTCAGTGTCGAGAGATTCCTGGAATAACACACAATCACCACGATCAGATCTGCTATAGAATAGTAATAATACCAAAAACTGTACAACTTAAAGCTAAGCCTTGAGGTAAAAATGAGAGATAGTGTCACTTTTgttcaaaatattttagtatCTCGTATGATCTCAATACTTTTAAACAAAACTGACACTATCTCTCATTTTTACCTCAAGGCTTAGCTTGAAGTTGTACAGTTTTAGGTATTATTACTATTTTATAGCAGATCAGATCGTGGTGATTGTGTGTTATTCCAGGAATCTCTCGACACTGAGAATGATTCGGACGGAAGTAGTTCTGAGGGGAGTCCTCGTGGACCCCCGTTACCCTCCCATAGCTTGTCAGCAAGTGTTGATGTCAACCCGGTACTGTCGGATCCTGAAGAGGACCCTGAAGAAGACCCTGTGGTAGGATCAGTTCAAGAGGTAGTTGCTAACCCGGTACTAGTAAAGAGTGTAGGAAGGACCGTTGAAGCTGTTAAGGCTGGAAGAGTCCCCATTAGTCAGATGGAGCACAGGGAGGCTCGTGTAATGAGTATTATTGAGGAAGCTAAGCAAGCTGTGGGCATAAAGACTGATGCGGGAGGGCGTCAACGCATCGTACATCACCAAGTACGGATAACGTCATCTGATCTGCTACATCTAGAGCTCCTGCTGGTAGTATGACTAGTGCGGTTCCCTATCATGTCTATGCCGCACTGGGCCGCGAGTATGACTTTTTGAGGGGCCAGAATGCAGAGATCCGGAGGCTTATGGATACGCTACTTCAGGAGAGGAGAATTCCTGTCGAGGACGCCGAGACACGTTCCAGGATCGGAACGATTGAGCATATCGCGAGGCAACGATTAGCCGATAGTTCCCGTCCACTAGTGAGTGGGATGTTGAGGCACGCCGTGTGACTAGGCTCATTTGCTGGATTTTGGCGGAGTTGCGCACAGTTCGTGGACCGCGCAACTAGAGACTTAGACTTTGGATGTTGGACTAACAGGGAAGGTTTCCAGGATGAGACGAAGATACTAATATAGTACGGAGGGTATCTAGTCTCCTTTTTGTTGTGTATACGGCTTCGATCTGTGACATAGATGCATCTACTACATGCATGGTGTGGTGGCAGCGGCAGCTGCATAGTCATCAGGGTTGGGAGGGACATCCCTTGTGTAGATTCTACCCTTCTTTGATCACTTTTCTTTATGCATGGTGTATTTGTACTGGTTTGATTTTAGTTGACTGAGAACGAGAGTTAATGCTTGTGTAACTTTTCatttctatatatgtatatatcttgtACAGAAATCGCTTCTTCCTTTACCGCTTTACTTACTTTACActactcagttttacttttgtgGTATAGTAAATCAATTTAATTCAGTACGTATCCAAGTTATTGTATCATTTGGATTCGGTAATAGTGGCcaattcttattttattattgtcgCCACTTAATACACTTTAAGCAGGATTATATAGTAATTATGCAGCAGGTGCTCAGATGTTAGCAAAATTTTTATGCAAAtctttttaaattacaaactgTGTACACAGgaaaacttttgctatttaaattttgcaatatattttaaaaaccaTGCTTGcgaattattaaataagttgttTCTTTTCTATCAGATTCATGGGTCCTAAGCGTAAGAGTGTTCCAGAGACGGCAGAAACAGGCGGGGCCGATCCCGCACTTGTACAATTGTTGGCTCTCATGCAGCAACAGATGGCAAATCTTGCGGCACAGCAGCAGCGACCACTTGCTCCTCCTGCTGTGAGTTTTAAGACATTTCAGGCAGTTCATCCACCAGAATTTAAGGGTGCTGTGAACCCGGTGGAAGCTAGTGGATGGCTCAAGGAGATAGAAAAGGCGTTTGATTTGGCTAAAGTGGGAgaggaaaaaaaatcaagtttgctagttattttttaaagaatgaAGCTGACTACTGGTGGGAGTCGAAGAAAGCTTTGGAGGAAAGTGACATAATTACTTGGGAAAGGtttaaagtattatttttgGAGAAGTACCTAGGCACATGCAGAATCAAATGGAGATTAAGTTTTTGGAGCTTAAGCAGGAGAACTTGAGTGTGGCAGATGATGAGGTTCATTTCACTGAATTGGCAAGGTTCGTTCCGGATCAAGTTGATACGCACGAAAAGAGGGCTAAAAGATTTCAGCAAGGGCTGAAGGATTGGAACAGAAGGCTGGAGTTTCAACCAAATCAGAACGTTGGATTCAGGAGACCACCAATGGGAAATGGAGGTCAGAGAAATCAGTACCGTAATCAAGGTTTGCAAAGATTTAATCATCCACCAATGCCAATTTGTAGAACCTATGGTGGAAAACATTTTGGAAGTTGTAGGAGCAATTTGGAATGCTATAAATGCCACCAGAAGGGACACTATGCATCAGAATGTGCTAACAGGGCTCTAGAACTCAAACAAGGAGTTGCATGTTTTAAATATGGAAAGTCGGGCCATATGGTCAAGGATTGCCCAACACCTGGGCCAATGGGAAACTTTCTAAGGATTTCGGGTCATCCAACTCAGAACGTGCCAAGGATAGCTGGACCATCTAATCAAAACCAGTCAAAAGCCCGAACCTTCAACATGACTATGAAGGATGCGGTGTAGAGTTCAGACGTGGTTGTAGGTACGCTTCCCGTGAACTCCATAAATGCTAAAGTAttaattgattctggagctacaaGATCTTTTGTTTCTAAGGATATTATTGATAAATTGAATTGTGGAGTTCGACCCTTAGAACAAGCTTTAGTTATTGAGTTAGCTAATAAAGATCGAGTTGTGGTCGATCAGATATGTCCACGGTGCGACATTATTATAGCAGGATATCATTTTTCTGCCAACTTAATACCTTTTAAGTTAGGCGAATTTGACGTCATCCTAGGTATATTGGTTATCAGAGTATAACGCTCAGATAGACTGCAAGCATCAAAGAGTGAAGTTGCAAACAGTGGATAAGAAAAAAGGTGACTTTTTCAAGCAAATCGGCAAGTTAAGAAATTTCTTACCATCACACAAGCCAAGAGATTGTTACGCCAGAGTTGGGAGGCTTACTTGTCTAATGTCATAGATACTAACCAAGAAGTTCCACCTATAGAAGCCATTCCAGTAGTTAATGTGTTTCCAGATGTCTTTCCAGATGAATTACCAGGATTACCTCCAGACAGAGAGGTCCAATTTGCTATTGATCTAGCACCAGGAACCGAACCAATATCAAAGGCACCTTATAGAATGGCCCCCGTGGAAATGAAAGAACTAGCAACTCAACTTCAAGATCTTTTGGAGAAAGGAGTCATAAGACCAGGTATATCCCCGTGGGGCGCACCAGTATTATTTGTTAAGAAGAAGGATGGTAGCATGAGGCTGTGTATCGATTATCATGAGCTCAACAAGTTAAATATTAAGAACCGGTATCCCTTACCAAGAATTGACGATTTATTTGATCAGCTTAAAGGAGCTGTGTGGTTTTCTAAGATTGATTTAAGATCTGGCTATCATCAGTTAAAGATAAAGCCTGAAGATATTCCAAAGACCACTTTTAGAATGAGGTGCGGCCATTTCGATTTCTTAGTAATGGCGtttggattaacgaatgcaccagcagcttttatggCTCTCATGAACAGagtttttaaaaagtatttggacaagttcGTGATTGTGTTCATAGACGACATTCTGATATATTCAAAGATAGAAGAAGAGCATGCTGCACATTTAAGATTAGCTTTGGAAGTCTTGAggaaagagaagttgtatgccaAGTTTTCTATATGTGAGTTTTGGTTACGAGAAGTGCAATTTCTTGGGAACGTGATTAGTAATGAAGGTATCAAGATAGACCCAGCAAAGATTGAGGCAATTATaaattgggaaagaccaaagacgcccactgaagttagaagttttaTGGGATTAGCTGGATATTACCGGAGATTTGTTAAGGACTATTCTAAGATCGCAACACCATTGACAAAATTGACTCGAAAGAATGAGAAGTGTGTATGGAATGATCAATGTGAAGAAAGTTTCTAAGAGTTGAAGAAAAGGGCAGTAACAACACCAGTGTTAGTTCTACCTAATGAGAAAGGGAACTTTGTAATCTACAATGATGCTTCTCACAAAGGATTGGGATGTGATTTAATTCAACATGGAAATGTTATTGCTTATGCTTTTAGGCAATTAAGACCCCATGAACAGAAGTATCCAACCCACGATTTGAAACTGGCTGCATAGTGTTCGCACTTAAGATTTGGAGGCATTACCTATATGGGGAGAAGTGTGAAATCTATACAGACCATAAGAGCTTGAAGTATATCTTCACCCATAAAGAGCTCAACATAAGGCAACGTCGTTGGTTAGAGCTAATCAAAGACTACGACTATTCAATCAATTATCATCCGGGAAAGGCCACTGTGGTAGCTGACGCTTTAAGTCGAAAGGAAAGATTAAATCTGTTAACCTCTTCTGAAGCATTAATGAAGGAATTTGAGAAATTAGAAATTGAGATTCGTACCAGAGTTACTAGAGAAGATCAGAAAacatcaagaagaagttatgaGTGGTGAAAATGATAAATTGACAGGAGAAGAAAAAGGGAGTCAAAAGGATGACAAAggaattttgagattttcttctcGAAtatggataccaaatgtgggAGAATTGAAAGAAGACATTTTACGAGAGGCTCATAACGCTAGATAATCGATTCATCCCGGAAGAACCAAGATGTACAGAGACTTGAGATAAAATTTTTGGTGGCCGAATATGAAAAAAGAAATTGCAGAATGGGTAAGTAAGTGTTATACTTGCCAAAGAGTCAAGGCAGAACACTGGAGGCTTAGTGGATTGTTACAACCCTTAGATATTCCAAAATGGAAATGGGAACACCTTGCTATGGATTTTGTGGTTGGCCTACCAAGAATTAGAGCAAATcatgatgccatttgggttaTCATCGACAGATTAACAAAGTCAGCACATTTCCTTCCTATCAACGAGAGATTCTCATTGGACAAGTTAGTTCACCTCTATTTAAAAGAAATTGTCGTTCGatatggagttccagtatcgaTAGTTTCTGACAGAGATCCTCGATTTAACTCAAGGTTTTGGAAAAGCTTCCAGGAATGCCTCGGAACAAAGTTAACATGAGTACAGCTTATCACCCTCAGACCGATGGTCAGAGTGAAAAGACAATTCAGACAATCGAGGATATGCTCAGAGTTTGTGCCTTAGATTTCGAAGGGAGTTGGGATGAACATCTACCCTTGGTTGAATTCTCATACAACAATAGTTATCATGGTAGCATTggaatgcctccttatgaaaCTCTATATGGAAGAAAATGCCGATCTCCTATttgttgggatgaagttggtgaAAGAAAGATTTTGGGTCCAAAGTTGATCCAACAAACCAAAGAAAAGGTAGAATTTATTCCGAAAAGGCCAGTAGCAGCTCAGGATCATCAATGTAAATATGCTGATCCCACTAGAAGAGACCTAGAATTCGAAGTTGGAGATGTTGTATTACTAAAGATATCCCCGTGGAAAGGACTGTCCTGATTTGGAAAGAAAGAGAAACTGAGCCCTCATTGTGTGGGTCCTTTTGATATTTTGAGACGCGTGGGGAAGGTCGCGTATGAGTTAGCATTACCTCCTCACATGCAACATATTCACAATGTGTTCCATGTGTCTATGCTGAAGCGTTATCTTCCTGATTCTAACCATGTGATAGAATATGAACCTATCGAGATCCAACTAGATATGTCTTTTGTAGAAAGACCAGTACAGATATTAGATAGGCGAGAGAAAGTACTTAGGAATAAGTCCGTATCTTTA of Daucus carota subsp. sativus chromosome 3, DH1 v3.0, whole genome shotgun sequence contains these proteins:
- the LOC108212682 gene encoding uncharacterized protein LOC108212682, with translation MEIKFLELKQENMSVVDYEVRFTEFARFVPDYVDMDEKRAKRFQQGLKDWIRSRVAMFEMTLYVSIVQKAVIIESASEMSQKNRDAKKKKVETSERSQKQGNFQGHFNRRPEFQPNRNIGFRRPPMGNGGQKNQYRNQGLQRFNHPPMLVCRTCGGKHFGSCRSNVECYKCHQKGHYASECANKAPELKQGFACFKCRKPGHMVKDYPTPGLMGNFARISGPPTQNVPRIAGPSNQNQSKARTFIMTIKDTVQSSDMVAGTLPVNSINAKVLIDSGATRSFVSKDIIDKLNCGVRPLEQSLEIELANKDRVVVDQICPGCDIIIPGLHFSTNLIPFKLGEFDVILAKRLLRQSYEAYLANVIDNQEVPPIEAIPVVNEFPNVFPDELPGLPPDREVQFAIDLALGTEPVSEAPYRMAPVEMKKLATQPQDLLEKGVIRPSISPWGAPVLFVKKKDGSMRLCIDYRVLNKLTLITKN